CTTATAAGCCCTTAAAGGATTTCAAAAAAATGGCCAAGGAAAGGGCGGTTTCCAAAAACACCATTGTTTTTAACAATTTAGTGGCTTCAAAACAGGAGTTTTTAGAAAACTGGGAAGTGCCTGCTTCAGATAGTTGGCATGCCCGTTTTATGTGATTTTATCACTTAAAATTGTCCTTACATCATATTTTTAGGGCACTTTTCGACCAAATACATATTTTTGGTACGTAAATTGAACCCAACAATTTATGAGTATAAAATACTATTGCTTAACCCTACTCTGTTTAGCGGCTTTGTTTTCCTACGGTCAAAAAGACCCGTTACTTGCTGCGGATAGCCTTGCACAGGCCCAATGGGTGAATGAGACCTATGCCTCCATGAGTTTGGATGAGCGTATTGGTCAGCTTTTTATGGTCAGCGTAGCATCCAATCAAAACAAAAATGCTACCGATGCCATAGGAAAGCTGGTTCAAGAACATCATTTGGGCGGAGTCATTTTTTCCAAAGGGGGTCCCATACGACAGGCAAGATTGACCAATCAATTTCAGAAAGCTTCCAAAATTCCACTTATGGTCGGTATGGATGCCGAATGGGGACTGGCCATGAGATTGGACTCTACCTATGCCTTTCCCTGGAACATGACACTGGGGGCCATACAAGATGATGCCGTTGTAAAGGAAGTGGGTTATCACATCGGACTTCATGTAAAAAGAATGGGGGTGCATATCAATTTTGCACCTGATATTGATATCAACATTAATCCAAAGAATCCCATCATCGGGAATCGTTCTTTCGGGGAGGACGTGAACAACGTTGGGCGTAAGGGAATTGCCTTTATGAATGGAATGCATAATGCTGGGGTACTGTCTTCCGGCAAACACTTTCCAGGGCACGGGGATACCGCTACGGACTCCCATAAAGTACTGCCGTTTCTGGAATTTACCAGGGAACGGTTGGATAGTGTTGAACTCCAACCTTATAGGGAATTGATACAAAAAGGCCTAACCAGTGTAATGGTGGCACATTTGGATATTCCCAGTTTGGAAAGTAAGCCTGGACATCCATCCTCATTGTCCCAAAGCACCATAACCAATTTGTTAAAGGGGAAAATGGGTTTTAAAGGGTTGGTTTTTACCGATGCCCTTAATATGCAGGCGGTTTCTGGATTTGCCCCTACGGGAGAGGTTGAGCTTTCCGCGTTTTTGGCGGGAAATGATATGCTTTTAATGCCGGTGGATGTGGTAAACGCCAAAAAAAAGCTATTGGAGGCCTATGAAAGTGGGAGGATTGACGAAAACAGATTGGCACATTCTGTGAAAAAGATTTTAAGGGCAAAGTTCAAAGTAGGATTGCAGGACTACAAACCGATTGACCTTGAGAATTTAAGGAATGATTTGAATACCGCACAAGATGATTTGGTGTACGAAAAAGCGATGGAAAATGCCATCACCGTGGTTAAAAATCGATTTTCTTTGATTCCCATAAAAAAGTTGGAAAAGAAAAAAATTGCCTATGTCAAATTTGGAGACGCGGATGCAAGCCATTTTACCGGTGCTTTGAATCGATTTGGGGAAGTTACCGTGGTAAAGGCCAAAGATATGGCCGGCTACCGGGAGCGGCTAAAAGAATTCAATTTGGTGATTATTGGGCTCCATAAAAGCAATGCCAGTCCATGGAAGGGGCATCGTTTTACCGAGAACGAACTTTTTTGGTTGCAGGAGATATCCCGGATGCGTACACATAATACGCTACTGGCCGTCTTTACCAAGCCATATGCTTTATTGGATGTGATTAATTTTGATACCGTGGATGGTATTGTGGTGTCCTATCAGAACAGTAAGATTGCCCAGGAAAAAACAGCCGAAATTCTTTTTGGTTCCATAGGTGCAAAGGGAAAGTTGCCCGTTACGGCCAGTAGTGCTTTTCCCGTGAAT
The sequence above is a segment of the Muricauda sp. SCSIO 64092 genome. Coding sequences within it:
- a CDS encoding glycoside hydrolase family 3 N-terminal domain-containing protein; its protein translation is MSIKYYCLTLLCLAALFSYGQKDPLLAADSLAQAQWVNETYASMSLDERIGQLFMVSVASNQNKNATDAIGKLVQEHHLGGVIFSKGGPIRQARLTNQFQKASKIPLMVGMDAEWGLAMRLDSTYAFPWNMTLGAIQDDAVVKEVGYHIGLHVKRMGVHINFAPDIDININPKNPIIGNRSFGEDVNNVGRKGIAFMNGMHNAGVLSSGKHFPGHGDTATDSHKVLPFLEFTRERLDSVELQPYRELIQKGLTSVMVAHLDIPSLESKPGHPSSLSQSTITNLLKGKMGFKGLVFTDALNMQAVSGFAPTGEVELSAFLAGNDMLLMPVDVVNAKKKLLEAYESGRIDENRLAHSVKKILRAKFKVGLQDYKPIDLENLRNDLNTAQDDLVYEKAMENAITVVKNRFSLIPIKKLEKKKIAYVKFGDADASHFTGALNRFGEVTVVKAKDMAGYRERLKEFNLVIIGLHKSNASPWKGHRFTENELFWLQEISRMRTHNTLLAVFTKPYALLDVINFDTVDGIVVSYQNSKIAQEKTAEILFGSIGAKGKLPVTASSAFPVNSGIVTKRISRLGYSIPERVGMDSKKLAYVDTLVQKGLDSLMFPGAQVLVAKEGKVIYNKSFGRPTYGSTEEISENHIYDLASLTKILGTLPLIMKMEEEDKLRLNDTFQDLVPEYQESELKDVTVLKALSHYGRLPAWIAFYLSTLDENRKPSQLFYKRYPTQDYSIKVIDGMYLANFYRDSIYDRIGRQELKSNRYRYSDVAYYVLKKYIEDSYGKTLDVLLQDYVLSSMGTNKLMYNPIEKYNREQIVPTEEDNYYRYQTVHGYVHDMGAAMQGGVGGHAGLFGNANDVAKIMQMYLQGGYYGGQRYLDARTIKKFNTCYFCDKNVRRGVGFDKPQLEEKGPTCGCVSRESFGHSGFTGTYTWADPEKELVYVFLSNRTYPSMRNNLLVKSALRTRIQKAIYDSIIN